One window of Dysgonomonas mossii genomic DNA carries:
- a CDS encoding DUF4834 family protein, with product MFKFLGFLLLIGLFGFLILGIFLGRVIRFFGPSSDRAKSNRRQTNNNSRSAAEDTTQKKFSKNEGEYVNYEEIKEE from the coding sequence ATGTTTAAATTTCTTGGATTCTTATTACTTATCGGACTTTTCGGTTTCCTTATTTTAGGAATATTTTTGGGCAGGGTTATTCGTTTCTTTGGTCCATCTTCGGATAGGGCTAAGAGTAATCGTCGTCAGACCAATAACAATTCACGGTCGGCTGCTGAGGATACCACTCAAAAGAAATTCTCCAAAAATGAAGGCGAATATGTCAATTACGAAGAAATAAAAGAAGAATAA
- a CDS encoding DUF4249 family protein → MVIINRCLYIIFLLTLLTACEEVVQLDLAQAPPRDVIDASIKEGSPCFVLLTQTKGFYDKESYNRLSGAKVELTDDKDNADILIESQQEAGFYISSIVGRVGRTYKLKVTIGDNIYTSEAKIPNIVPIDSVYIYKVTVANEAIYSPCVVFYDPVDVENYYYTTLYVNEKAMKSLYLDSDKYRNGLKVENILLFDKEDNNDEALKAGDKLRIEMQTLDKGMYTFYRSLSSVAAGGGTNPLTNIVGGALGCFKAYNSVFVNYTVTEDDMNK, encoded by the coding sequence ATGGTTATTATAAATAGATGTCTTTATATAATTTTTCTTCTCACATTGCTCACGGCATGTGAAGAGGTTGTTCAGCTAGACCTTGCTCAGGCTCCGCCCAGAGATGTAATTGATGCTTCTATAAAAGAAGGGTCACCGTGCTTTGTGCTGTTGACTCAAACAAAAGGTTTTTATGATAAAGAATCTTATAACCGTTTGTCGGGGGCTAAGGTTGAATTGACCGACGATAAAGATAATGCAGATATACTCATAGAAAGCCAGCAGGAAGCCGGTTTTTATATTTCTTCAATTGTAGGCAGGGTAGGGCGTACATATAAATTGAAGGTTACCATAGGAGATAATATTTATACATCAGAGGCTAAAATTCCCAATATCGTACCCATCGATAGCGTTTATATTTATAAGGTTACGGTAGCCAACGAGGCTATTTATTCGCCATGTGTGGTTTTTTATGATCCTGTAGATGTAGAGAATTATTACTATACAACACTCTATGTAAACGAAAAGGCGATGAAATCCTTATACTTAGATAGCGATAAATACCGCAACGGGCTGAAAGTCGAAAATATTCTGCTGTTTGATAAGGAAGATAATAATGACGAAGCACTCAAGGCAGGCGATAAACTAAGAATTGAGATGCAAACATTGGATAAGGGAATGTATACTTTCTACAGATCATTGAGCAGTGTTGCCGCCGGAGGGGGGACCAATCCTCTTACCAATATTGTTGGCGGTGCATTGGGTTGCTTTAAGGCTTACAATTCCGTTTTTGTTAATTATACAGTTACCGAAGACGATATGAATAAATAA